The Chrysemys picta bellii isolate R12L10 chromosome 5, ASM1138683v2, whole genome shotgun sequence genome includes a window with the following:
- the LOC135983692 gene encoding uncharacterized protein LOC135983692: MESSQDRKRAPAWTEREVRDLLAIWGDEAVIAELRSSKRNGKVLEKISKAMKDRGHNRDTQQCHVKIKELRQAYHKAREANGRSGAEPQTCRYYAELHAILGGAATTTPTVCYDSLTGETHREDGSGNEEDDDGGTVGSSQQQGSGETGFPNSKDMFVTLDLEPVTPELTQDPQGTQETSAANVSPSQRLVNIRKRKRRTRDEMFTELQMSAQADRAQQNAWRQSMTEMRKAQYEREERWRAEAREEQSKWRAEDDRWRQLADRRQEAMLRLLEHQTDMLERMVELQERQQEQRPPLQPLCNQQPSSPSSIASSPRRPRTRWGGLRPPSHSTPDDRPSIRRLAFNKS, encoded by the exons atggagtcctcccaggatcgcaaaagagctccagcatggaccgaacgggaggtacgagatctgctcgccatatggggagatgaagcagtgatagctgaactccgtagcagtaaaagaaatggaaaagtattagaaaagatctccaaggccatgaaggaccgaggccataacagggacacacagcagtgccacgtgaaaattaaggagctacggcaagcttaccacaaagccagagaagcaaacggaaggtccggggcagagccgcaaacttgccgctactacgcggagctgcatgcgatcctagggggtgcagccaccactaccccaaccgtgtgctatgactctctcactggagaaacacacagggaagatggttcggggaacgaggaagatgacgatggaggtactgtaggtagctcacagcagcaaggaagcggagaaaccggtttccccaacagcaaggatatgtttgtgaccctggacctggaaccagtaacccctgaactcacccaagaccctcagggcacacaggagacctctg ctgcaaatgtttctccttcgcagaggctcgtgaacattagaaagagaaaacgtaggacgagggacgagatgttcacggagctgcagatgtccgcccaggctgatagagcacagcagaatgcgtggaggcagtcaatgacggagatgagaaaagcccaatatgaacgagaggagaggtggcgggctgaagcgcgggaagaacagagcaagtggcgggctgaagacgataggtggcgtcagcttgcagacagacggcaagaggcaatgctccgtctgctggagcatcaaactgatatgctcgagcgtatggttgagttgcaggaaaggcagcaggagcagagaccgccgctacagcccctgtgtaaccaacagccctcctccccaagttccatagcctcctcacccagacgcccaagaacacggtgggggggcctccgtccacccagtcactccaccccagatgatcgcccaagcatcagaaggctggccttcaataagagttaa